One segment of Prionailurus bengalensis isolate Pbe53 chromosome X, Fcat_Pben_1.1_paternal_pri, whole genome shotgun sequence DNA contains the following:
- the LOC122477598 gene encoding olfactory receptor 1D2-like, which translates to MAGSNQTVVSEFLLLGLSDVPENQPLLFSLFLSMYLVAVVGNLLIILAIGSTSHLHTPMYFFIANLSWVDICFTSVTIPKMLLNIQTLSQSISYTGCLTQMYFLILFLELDNVLLAVMAYDRFVAICHPLHYTITMSPKFCITLLSLALIITNIYPLIHTLLMDTLSFCASVRIHHIFCELYALLKLSCSSIHDNELVVYILGSFIFVAPFLFISISYMHIFSAILRLRSSQSKLKAFSTCSSHLVVVSLFYGTLFGVYLRPSSSYTSEDSVATVLYAVVAPMLNPFIYSLRNKDMKGALRSLLSWRKIWPW; encoded by the coding sequence ATGGCGGGAAGCAATCAAACTGTTGTCTCAGAATTCCTCCTCCTGGGACTGTCAGATGTGCCTGAGAATCAGCCCCTCCTCTTCAGTCTGTTTCTGTCCATGTACCTGGTTGCTGTGGTGGGGAACCTGCTCATCATCCTGGCCATTGGCTCTACCTCCCatctccacacccccatgtacttcttcatAGCCAACCTGTCCTGGGTTGACATCTGCTTCACCTCTGTCACTATACCAAAGATGCTGCTCAATATCCAAACCCTGAGCCAGTCCATATCTTACACTGGATGCCTTACTCAGATGTATTTTCTAATCTTGTTTCTAGAACTGGACAATGTCCTCTTGGCAGTGATGGCATATGACAGATTTGTAGCCATATGCCACCCTCTTCACTATACCATAACCATGAGCCCCAAATTCTGTATCACATTATTGTCTCTGGCTCTGATTATCACAAACATCTATCCTTTGATCCACACCCTTTTGATGGATACACTGTCATTTTGTGCAAGTGTCAGAATTCACCATATTTTCTGTGAACTCTATGCATTGCTAAAGCTTTCTTGTTCAAGTATCCATGACAATGAGTTGGTTGTTTACATCCTGGGGAGCTTTATTTTTGTTGctcctttcctctttatttctatcTCCTACATGCACATTTTCTCAGCCATCCTAAGACTTCGTTCCTCCCAGAGCAAACTTAAAGCCTTTTCCACTTGTAGTTCCCACCTTGTTGTGGTGTCATTGTTCTATGGAACTTTATTTGGGGTGTATCTGCGTCCTTCTTCTTCCTACACATCTGAGGATTCAGTGGCCACTGTGCTGTATGCAGTGGTGGCTCCCATGCTCAACCCCTTCATTTATAGTCTTAGGAATAAGGACATGAAAGGGGCCCTAAGGAGCCTC